In Ischnura elegans chromosome 6, ioIscEleg1.1, whole genome shotgun sequence, one genomic interval encodes:
- the LOC124160876 gene encoding THAP domain-containing protein 2-like, whose amino-acid sequence MVNKCCVPHCRGNYVGGEQVSVFRFPDDELLKMKWTRSIHRTNFTPTTYSRVCIKHFMSEDVLWETSMFDESTGKLITVKLPAPRLREGAVPSVFPERPSCTSVKARLEPEEKRRKKEMEQLEKCIRDSIEERRLYEEARSFKTLGECFEKLQKFSSFGDFSFI is encoded by the exons ATGGTTAATAAGTGTTGTGTGCCTCATTGCCgaggaaattatgtgggcggTGAACAAGTTTCGGTGTTTCGATTCCCAGATGATGAGCTGCTGAAGATGAAGTGGACAAGAAGCATTCATAGGACTAACTTTACTCCTACTACCTATTCCAGA GTGTGCATCAAACATTTCATGTCTGAGGATGTTTTGTGGGAGACGTCTATGTTTGATGAGAGCACAGGGAAGTTGATCACGGTAAAGCTTCCAGCGCCGAGGCTGAGAGAAGGGGCGGTACCATCAGTATTCCCCGAACGTCCATCATGTACTTCAGTGAAAGCTCGCTTGGAGCCTGaagagaagagaagaaagaaggaaatggagCAACTGGAGAAGTGCATTAGAGATAGCATAGAAGAAAGAAGGCTGTACGAGGAGGCAAGGAGTTTCAAAACATTGGGTGAATGTTTTGAGAAGCTCCAAAAGTTCTCGTCTTTTGGGGACTtctcctttatttaa